In a single window of the Luteolibacter yonseiensis genome:
- a CDS encoding ShlB/FhaC/HecB family hemolysin secretion/activation protein encodes MKFFNIAGHAGWLRIVPFAILIAMGNAQGQEGVLFNIREYRVTGPARLPRLAVEEAVYPYLGPGRSADDVEAARVALEKAYHDRGFQTVSVVVPQQDPRRGVIRLEVAEARVGRLRVNGARFFLPSRIKADAPSLAEGNVPDMKRVEKEIVALNRLADRRVTPELRAGVVPGTVDIDLNVEDKNPLHGSLELNNRYSSNTTPLRLNGSLSHGNLYQLGHTGGFNFQVAPENTDDAKVFSGYYLARVSDSVSLMLQGTKQDSDVAIVGGSASIGRGHTVSLQALIDLPSQDKFYQTLSLGLDYKHFSDEVVSLGKKQFTIDETAIEYWPLSANYGATWLAEKAFTEANTSLNLHLRGIGSGERDYANKRYNADGSYVFLRGDVAHTRDLRDDSQLFGKVQYQLADKPLVNNEQISGGGLGTVRGYLEATSLGDNGVFGTVEYRTRPLTGGSEAKPGTTPNEWRFHGFVDAGLVGIYDPLPGQRKRFGLASAGAGTRFKFADHYNGSVDLAVPFISQTDTESGDVRVTFRGWADF; translated from the coding sequence ATGAAATTTTTTAACATAGCAGGACACGCCGGATGGCTCCGGATTGTTCCTTTCGCCATACTGATCGCCATGGGAAACGCCCAAGGCCAGGAAGGCGTTTTATTCAACATCCGTGAATATCGCGTCACGGGCCCGGCGCGGCTGCCGCGGCTGGCGGTGGAGGAGGCGGTGTATCCGTATCTCGGGCCGGGGCGTTCGGCGGATGATGTGGAGGCGGCGCGGGTGGCCTTGGAAAAGGCGTATCACGACCGCGGTTTCCAGACGGTTTCGGTGGTGGTGCCGCAGCAGGATCCGCGGCGCGGGGTGATCCGGCTGGAGGTGGCGGAGGCGAGGGTGGGGCGCCTGCGGGTCAATGGCGCGCGGTTTTTCCTGCCGAGCCGGATCAAGGCGGACGCTCCGTCGCTGGCGGAGGGGAACGTGCCGGACATGAAGCGGGTGGAGAAGGAGATCGTGGCGCTCAACCGTCTGGCGGACCGCCGGGTGACGCCGGAGCTGCGCGCGGGGGTGGTGCCGGGGACGGTGGACATCGATCTGAACGTGGAGGACAAGAATCCGCTGCATGGTTCGCTGGAGCTCAACAACCGTTACAGTTCGAACACGACGCCGCTGCGGTTGAACGGGTCGCTGAGCCATGGCAATCTCTACCAGCTGGGGCATACGGGTGGTTTCAATTTCCAGGTGGCCCCGGAAAACACGGATGACGCGAAGGTGTTCTCGGGTTATTATCTGGCGCGGGTTTCGGACAGCGTGAGCCTGATGCTGCAGGGCACCAAGCAGGACAGCGATGTGGCCATCGTCGGCGGCTCGGCGAGCATCGGCCGCGGCCACACGGTGAGCCTGCAGGCGCTCATCGACCTGCCGTCACAGGACAAGTTTTACCAGACGCTGTCGCTGGGCCTCGACTACAAGCATTTCTCCGACGAGGTCGTTTCCCTGGGGAAGAAACAGTTCACCATCGATGAAACCGCCATCGAGTATTGGCCGCTTTCGGCGAATTACGGGGCGACGTGGCTGGCGGAGAAGGCGTTCACGGAGGCGAATACCTCGCTGAACCTGCACCTGCGGGGCATCGGCAGCGGGGAGAGGGATTATGCGAACAAGCGTTACAACGCGGACGGGAGTTATGTGTTCCTGCGCGGGGATGTGGCGCACACGCGCGATCTGCGGGATGATTCGCAGCTTTTCGGCAAGGTGCAGTACCAGCTGGCGGACAAGCCGCTGGTGAACAACGAGCAGATCTCCGGCGGCGGCCTGGGGACGGTGCGGGGTTACCTGGAGGCGACGTCGCTGGGTGACAACGGTGTCTTCGGCACGGTGGAGTACCGCACGCGGCCGCTCACCGGCGGGTCCGAAGCGAAGCCTGGGACGACGCCCAACGAGTGGCGGTTCCATGGTTTCGTGGATGCGGGGCTGGTGGGGATTTATGACCCGCTGCCGGGCCAGCGGAAGCGTTTCGGTCTGGCCAGCGCGGGCGCTGGGACGCGCTTCAAGTTCGCGGATCATTACAACGGCTCGGTGGACCTGGCCGTGCCTTTCATCAGCCAGACGGACACGGAGTCCGGAGACGTCCGGGTGACCTTCCGTGGCTGGGCGGACTTCTGA